The proteins below come from a single Tribolium castaneum strain GA2 chromosome 9, icTriCast1.1, whole genome shotgun sequence genomic window:
- the LOC100141872 gene encoding tudor domain-containing protein 3 isoform X1, whose product MACDLLGPGWNISEKGLEIITESNTVTNKSQVLKNALNSDLKEIGSPVLAKILNKSNVSQVVLQIQKIRNISAPKANEKSQAAPRMLKLVLTDGETYIQAIETSPTPSISDKTPPGTKILISSAKISSGYLLLDSNNCSLLGGKVPALYEKWEIAKSVHNHNRQNASSDGPPAWVNFGCKIQSDIQDKPFKSLDNKNQEVKENTKFDLQRQDAIAEATSGAVKKVFGGGTKPAQVQPQFPKNTKKTDFPKKNPKTKNTVTVEMDEKPQKPLERVSLFDFLEDKLPPNEVSEPPKNQQNQKNYNTFYHNQNKYKGGSKQDNFFKPRNEPQAHKNEMNGLTNNFEKMAINTQFASRSLKQHLNLGPQKKNSHESTDVKWKVGDDCVAKYWEDGKYYNANITAVTDNTCVVKFKGYGNMEEVLKSDCLPVETSKKSYSGPMEFRRNTRTYRRQ is encoded by the exons ATGGCTTGTGATTTGCTAGGGCCAGGCTG GAATATCTCCGAAAAAGGCTTGGAGATAATCACCGAAAGTAATACAGTTACTAACAAGTCtcaagtattaaaaaatgcgCTCAAT TCTGATTTAAAAGAAATCGGTAGTCCAGTTTTAGCTAAAATACTTAATAAGAGTAATGTTTCTCAG GTTGTActtcaaatccaaaaaattcgTAATATATCAGCCCCTAAGGCAAACGAGAAGTCTCAAGCAGCCCCCCGTATGTTAAAGCTAgtcttaaccgatggtgagacGTACATTCAGGCAATTGAAACTTCTCCAACCCCTTCAATAAGTGACAAAACCCCTCCAGGCACTAAAATATTGATAAGTTCGGCGAAAATTTCCTCTGGTTATTTATTACTTGACTCAAATAATTGTTCCTTGCTTGGGGGCAAAGTCCCGGCGCTTTACGAAAAGTGGGAAATTGCTAAAAGTGTTCACAATCACAACAGGCAAAATG CTTCAAGTGATGGGCCACCAGCTTGGGTCAACTTTGGTTGCAAAATCCAGTCAGACATTCAAGACAAACCATTCAAATCACTGGACAATAAAAACCAAGAAGTGAAAGAAAACACTAAATTTGACTTGCAAAGACAGGACGCCATAGCTGAGGCTACTTCAGGTGCGGTGAAAAAAGTATTCGGAGGTGGCACTAAACCAGCACAAGTCCAGCCACAATTTcctaaaaatacgaaaaaaactgatttccccaaaaaaaatccgaaaactaaaaatactgTAACAGTGGAAATGGACGAAAAACCGCAAAAACCGCTAGAAAGAGTGTCCCTGTTTGATTTTCTCGAGGATAAATTGCCCCCGAACGAAGTCAGTGAACCTCccaaaaaccaacaaaatcaaaaaaattacaacacttTTTATcacaatcaaaataaatacaaaggCGGTTCAAAGCAAGATAATTTCTTCAAACCTAGAAACGAGCCACAAgctcataaaaatgaaatgaacGGTTTGACTAACAATTTCGAGAAAATGGCAATTAATACGCAATTTGCCAGTCGAAGTCTCAAACAGCATTTGAATTTGGGGCcgcagaaaaaaaattcgcatGAAAGTACTGACGTAAAGTGGAAAGTGGGGGACGATTGTGTTGCGAAATATTGGGAGGATGGCAAA tactaTAATGCTAATATAACTGCCGTAACTGATAACACTTGTGTTGTGAAGTTTAAAGGGTATGGAAATATGGAAgaggtgttgaaaagtgattgTCTTCCAGTAGAAACTAGCAAAAAATCTTACTCAG GACCAATGGAATTTCGGAGGAATACCAGGACGTACAGGAGGCAATAG
- the LOC100141872 gene encoding tudor domain-containing protein 3 isoform X2: MACDLLGPGWNISEKGLEIITESNTVTNKSQVLKNALNVVLQIQKIRNISAPKANEKSQAAPRMLKLVLTDGETYIQAIETSPTPSISDKTPPGTKILISSAKISSGYLLLDSNNCSLLGGKVPALYEKWEIAKSVHNHNRQNASSDGPPAWVNFGCKIQSDIQDKPFKSLDNKNQEVKENTKFDLQRQDAIAEATSGAVKKVFGGGTKPAQVQPQFPKNTKKTDFPKKNPKTKNTVTVEMDEKPQKPLERVSLFDFLEDKLPPNEVSEPPKNQQNQKNYNTFYHNQNKYKGGSKQDNFFKPRNEPQAHKNEMNGLTNNFEKMAINTQFASRSLKQHLNLGPQKKNSHESTDVKWKVGDDCVAKYWEDGKYYNANITAVTDNTCVVKFKGYGNMEEVLKSDCLPVETSKKSYSGPMEFRRNTRTYRRQ, translated from the exons ATGGCTTGTGATTTGCTAGGGCCAGGCTG GAATATCTCCGAAAAAGGCTTGGAGATAATCACCGAAAGTAATACAGTTACTAACAAGTCtcaagtattaaaaaatgcgCTCAAT GTTGTActtcaaatccaaaaaattcgTAATATATCAGCCCCTAAGGCAAACGAGAAGTCTCAAGCAGCCCCCCGTATGTTAAAGCTAgtcttaaccgatggtgagacGTACATTCAGGCAATTGAAACTTCTCCAACCCCTTCAATAAGTGACAAAACCCCTCCAGGCACTAAAATATTGATAAGTTCGGCGAAAATTTCCTCTGGTTATTTATTACTTGACTCAAATAATTGTTCCTTGCTTGGGGGCAAAGTCCCGGCGCTTTACGAAAAGTGGGAAATTGCTAAAAGTGTTCACAATCACAACAGGCAAAATG CTTCAAGTGATGGGCCACCAGCTTGGGTCAACTTTGGTTGCAAAATCCAGTCAGACATTCAAGACAAACCATTCAAATCACTGGACAATAAAAACCAAGAAGTGAAAGAAAACACTAAATTTGACTTGCAAAGACAGGACGCCATAGCTGAGGCTACTTCAGGTGCGGTGAAAAAAGTATTCGGAGGTGGCACTAAACCAGCACAAGTCCAGCCACAATTTcctaaaaatacgaaaaaaactgatttccccaaaaaaaatccgaaaactaaaaatactgTAACAGTGGAAATGGACGAAAAACCGCAAAAACCGCTAGAAAGAGTGTCCCTGTTTGATTTTCTCGAGGATAAATTGCCCCCGAACGAAGTCAGTGAACCTCccaaaaaccaacaaaatcaaaaaaattacaacacttTTTATcacaatcaaaataaatacaaaggCGGTTCAAAGCAAGATAATTTCTTCAAACCTAGAAACGAGCCACAAgctcataaaaatgaaatgaacGGTTTGACTAACAATTTCGAGAAAATGGCAATTAATACGCAATTTGCCAGTCGAAGTCTCAAACAGCATTTGAATTTGGGGCcgcagaaaaaaaattcgcatGAAAGTACTGACGTAAAGTGGAAAGTGGGGGACGATTGTGTTGCGAAATATTGGGAGGATGGCAAA tactaTAATGCTAATATAACTGCCGTAACTGATAACACTTGTGTTGTGAAGTTTAAAGGGTATGGAAATATGGAAgaggtgttgaaaagtgattgTCTTCCAGTAGAAACTAGCAAAAAATCTTACTCAG GACCAATGGAATTTCGGAGGAATACCAGGACGTACAGGAGGCAATAG